Proteins co-encoded in one Raphanus sativus cultivar WK10039 unplaced genomic scaffold, ASM80110v3 Scaffold0166, whole genome shotgun sequence genomic window:
- the LOC130501332 gene encoding regulatory protein NPR1-like: METIAGFDDFYEISSTSFLAAPAPTDNSGSSTVYPTELLTTRPEVSASQLLSNSLESVFDSPEEFYSDAKLVLSDDREVSFHRCILSARSPFFKAELAAAEKVQKSTPVKLELKKLAAEYDVGFDSVVAVLAYVYCGRVRPPPKGVSECADESCCHVACRPAVDFMVEVLYLAFVFQIPELVTMYQRHLLDVIEKVIIEDTLVVLKLANICGKACKKLFDKCKEIIVMSDVDVVTLKKSLPEDVAKQVIDIRKELGLEVAEPEKHVSNIHKALESDDLALVDMLLNEGHTNLDDAYALHFAVAYCDVQTAKDLLELELADVNRRNPRGYTVLHVAAMRKEPTLIALLLTKGANASETSLDGRTALVIAKQVTKATECCILERGKLSAKGGVCVEILKEPDNKREPFPEDVSPSLAVAADELKIRLIDLENRVQMARCLYPMEAQVAMDFARMKGTHEFVVTTTTDLNMEPFKFVEMHRSRLTALSKTVEFGKRFFPRCSKVLDDILNFEDLTILALVEEETPEQRQQKRQRFMEIQEIVRMAFSKDKEDLGKSSLSPSSSSTSKLNGKKRSIAKLSHRRRR, translated from the exons ATGGAGACCATTGCtggatttgatgatttctacgAGATCAGCAGCACTAGCTTCCTCGCCGCACCGGCACCAACCGATAACTCCGGATCATCCACCGTTTACCCGACGGAGCTTCTCACCACCAGACCCGAAGTCTCGGCGTCCCAACTCCTCTCCAACAGCCTCGAGTCCGTCTTCGACTCTCCGGAAGAGTTCTACAGCGACGCCAAGCTTGTTCTCTCCGACGACAGGGAAGTATCCTTCCACCGCTGCATTCTCTCCGCGAGAAGCCCCTTCTTCAAGGCCGAGCTGGCGGCCGCCGAGAAGGTGCAGAAGTCTACCCCCGTGAAGCTCGAGCTGAAGAAACTCGCGGCGGAATACGACGTCGGGTTCGACTCCGTGGTGGCTGTTCTGGCGTACGTTTACTGCGGCAGGGTTAGGCCGCCTCCGAAGGGTGTTTCCGAGTGCGCGGACGAGAGCTGCTGCCACGTGGCGTGCCGTCCGGCTGTTGATTTCATGGTGGAGGTTCTCTACTTGGCTTTTGTCTTCCAGATCCCTGAGTTGGTTACCATGTACCAG AGGCATTTACTGGATGTTATAGAGAAAGTTATCATAGAGGACACTTTGGTCGTACTCAAGCTCGCCAACATATGTGGTAAAGCATGCAAGAAGCTATTCGATAAGTGCAAAGAGATCATTGTCATGTCTGACGTAGATGTTGTTACTCTAAAGAAGTCATTGCCTGAGGACGTTGCCAAGCAAGTAATCGATATCCGTAAAGAGCTTGGCCTGGAGGTAGCTGAACCAGAGAAACATGTCTCCAACATACACAAGGCGCTTGAGTCAGACGATCTTGCACTTGTCGATATGCTTCTGAACGAGGGACACACGAATCTAGACGACGCGTATGCTCTCCATTTCGCTGTTGCTTACTGCGATGTGCAGACCGCGAAGGATCTCCTGGAACTGGAGCTTGCGGATGTCAACCGGAGAAACCCAAGGGGTTACACGGTGCTTCACGTTGCTGCGATGCGGAAAGAGCCGACCCTGATAGCATTGTTGTTGACGAAAGGGGCTAATGCATCGGAAACGTCTTTGGACGGGAGAACTGCTCTAGTGATCGCGAAACAGGTCACCAAGGCGACCGAGTGTTGTATTCTGGAGAGAGGCAAGTTATCTGCCAAAGGCGGAGTATGTGTAGAGATACTCAAGGAACCAGACAACAAACGAGAACCATTTCCTGAAGATGTTTCTCCCTCCCTTGCAGTGGCTGCTGATGAACTGAAGATAAGGTTGATTGATCTTGAAAACAGAG TTCAAATGGCTCGATGTCTCTATCCAATGGAAGCACAAGTTGCAATGGATTTCGCCCGAATGAAGGGAACACACGAGTTTGTCGTGACGACAACAACGGATTTAAACATGGAACCTTTCAAGTTCGTAGAAATGCATCGGAGTAGACTAACAGCGCTTTCTAAAACTG TGGAATTCGGGAAACGCTTCTTCCCACGCTGTTCGAAAGTGCTAGATGATATTCTGAACTTTGAGGACTTGACTATACTGGCTCTCGTGGAAGAAGAGACTCCTGAGCAACGACAACAAAAGAGGCAAAGGTTCATGGAAATACAGGAGATTGTGAGAATGGCGTTTAGTAAAGACAAGGAGGATCTTGGAAAGTCGTCTCTCTcaccttcctcttcttccacaTCGAAATTAAATGGTAAAAAGAGGTCTATTGCTAAACTCTCTCACCGACGACGTCGGTGA
- the LOC130501333 gene encoding casein kinase 1-like protein 1, whose amino-acid sequence MESRVGNKFRLGRKIGSGSFGEIYLGTNIQTNEEVAIKLESVKTKHPQLLYESKLYKILQGGTGVPNVKWYGVEGDYNVLVIDLLGPSLEDLFNFCSRKLSLKSVLMLADQMINRVEYFHSKSFLHRDLKPDNFLMGLGRRANQVYIIDFGLAKKYRDSTTHQHIPYRENKNLTGTARYASMNTHLGIEQSRRDDLESLGYILMYFLKGSLPWQGLKAGNKKQKYERISEKKVSTSIEVLCRGYPSEFASYFHYCRSLRFDDKPDYAYLKRIFRDLFIREGFQFDYVFDWTILKYQQSQLTAPPSRNHNPAVGTSAALPPGVSNIDRYTGEEEGRPVGFSHMESSRRRASGTLDHSGNLSNHQTSSFNRDSMMPSSSMFAQSAGSSRRVAAVSSSRDNLLSGEEFQRNRTGDVSRGGGGVISRNSPVEAGKRSSSSRRHYESAIKGIDNLQVSSDNKFHHHH is encoded by the exons ATGGAGTCTCGTGTGGGAAACAAGTTTCGCCTTGGAAGGAAGATCGGTAGCGGTTCGTTCGGGGAGATCTATCTGGGTACTAATATTCAAACGAATGAAGAAGTTGCAATCAAGCTT gAAAGTGTGAAGACAAAACATCCTCAGCTTCTCTATGAATCGAAGTTATACAAAATTCTACAAGGAGGAA CTGGTGTTCCAAATGTCAAATGGTACGGTGTTGAAGGGGACTACAATGTTTTGGTGATCGACTTACTAGGCCCGAGTCTTGAAGATCTGTTCAATTTCTGTAGCAGGAAACTTTCCTTGAAGTCGGTCCTCATGCTTGCAGATCAAATG ATCAACCGTGTTGAGTATTTCCATTCAAAATCTTTCCTTCACCGAGATCTCAAGCCAGACAATTTCCTCATGGGCCTTGGAAGGCGAGCTAACCAG GTATACATCATCGACTTTGGTCTAGCTAAGAAGTACAGGGATAGTACAACACATCAGCACATTCCGTATAG AGAAAACAAGAACCTGACAGGAACTGCACGTTATGCTAGTATGAACACCCACTTGGGAATTG AACAAAGCCGAAGGGATGATCTTGAGTCTCTTGGTTATATCCTTATGTATTTCCTCAAAGGAAG TCTTCCATGGCAAGGACTAAAAGCTGGAAACAAAAAACAGAAGTATGAGAGGATTAGCGAAAAGAAAGTTTCCACATCCATTGAG GTCTTATGCCGTGGTTACCCATCAGAATTTGCATCCTATTTCCACTACTGCCGGTCGCTTCGTTTTGATGATAAACCAGACTACGcttatctcaaaaggatattcAGAGACCTCTTTATCCGTGaag GGTTTCAATTTGATTATGTCTTTGACTGGACCATCTTGAAGTACCAACAGTCACAACTAACAGCTCCTCCGTCTCGTAATCAC aacCCTGCGGTTGGTACTAGCGCCGCATTGCCACCTGGCGTTTCAAACATTGATAGATACACAG GCGAGGAAGAAGGGAGACCGGTTGGTTTCTCGCATATGGAATCATCTCGACGGAGAGCTTCAGGCACTCTTGACCACTCAGGGAATCTTTCCAACCATCAGACATCATCATTTAACAGAGACTCCATG ATGCCGAGCTCCTCGATGTTTGCACAATCAGCAGGATCGTCGAGGAGAGTAGCTGCAGTGAGTAGCAGCCGAGACAATCTTCTGAGCGGGGAAGAGTTTCAGAGAAACCGTACAGGTGACGTAAgccgaggaggaggaggagtgaTCTCTAGGAACTCCCCGGTGGAGGCTGGgaagaggtcttcttcctcaaGAAGACACTACGAATCAGCCATTAAAGGCATTGATAATCTTCAAGTCTCCTCCGACAACAAGTTTCACCACCAccactaa